A region of the Ischnura elegans chromosome 11, ioIscEleg1.1, whole genome shotgun sequence genome:
TTAACCAGAGGTATAACCAATCATTTGCACCATATATGTATTACTTTTACACATGCCTATAGGCATAGACAAAGCTCAAGTACAGTTATacttgaatgaaattgaaaataatgtctccaCTGTTTTGCATGCACAGTCCATgcaatgctgaaaaaattaactCTGAGCCTCTGGATGTTTCTGGTGGTTAGCTTTTTATTAGCCACCGCCTCTTACCCGATATGCCTAGGCTCATAGTTTTGATTTTGGATAGGAGGGCTTTCCATGTTTATACCCAACAAATGACTACTCACAGCTACGGCAAAATTGGGCAATTGAAAACTGGGTCACAACCAAGTCAATGCGGAATACCAAACAATGGAACTGATGTATTCCAACAATTGTATGATGCAAGCAATCACCAATTGGCCACCATCTCACTAAAGCGGCAGTTAAAATGGTGAGCTTGGCTCTTTCAACTAATTCTTCATTCCACAGCACTGTTCTGCTTCAAGGCAGGGGTGTCAATATTAGTGGAAGACCCACAGACAGGTCCCTGCACTGGCACAGCTAAGTGAGAATTACAAGCCCCGATGAACCAATCGAGGATATTTTCACCTGGAATTACAGCACCGTACACTATGAAGGGGTGCAATCAGCATTGCTGATAAGGGGATGAGCTGATCATCAGGATTCTGGGCTCAGGACACTGCGGCTCCACCTGAGGAGGAAGTGCGAACCATTTTGCCTGGCCTCGCCCAAGTATAAACGTATCCATCTTGGCATGCCGTGACGAAGCAGTCCTCGTGGAAGGAAAGTGCGGTGAGACGCTCGTGAGCTATCTTCTTACAGACAAGCGGCTCAAGGACGGGGCACTGGTCAAACCTGGGACAGGCTGGAGTTGCTATGAGCCTTAGGGGATCGTCTGAGGTAGAAGAGCCAACCCCTGACGTGGAACTGCTGTCTGGGCCTGAATTGCGTGACGAAGTCCCACGCCCTGGGGTCCCACGATCCCGCCTCCGATCCCTCCGGTCTCCACTCCCAAACCCAAGCGCTGCAAGCTTCTGCGTCAACGAGTGGAGGGTCGCCGTGGTTTGGGGCTCAGGTTCTGGCCGGACTTCACCCACAGATGGAACTTCCCCATCAGAGGCAGATGCTGAAGAACTGGGAGATGGAGCGGTATCACCAGGTGTTCTAGCCCCACGGTCGTTCTTCCCTCCACTCCTCCTGGACTGTGTCCGATTTGACCCAGTTAAGCTCCCACTGCCACCAGAGGACCTAGATGATGTCACCGGGGGCTGTCTGAGGATGTCCTCTGTGATGTCCCACAGACACAACTGGGTGTCCTGACCCACAGAGCCGAGACGATAGCAGGCAATACGGTTGTAATCGGATGGGGGCGGAGAGGAGCCGGCAGCACTGCGACCAGATCTGCCAGGTACAGGAGAGACATCTGAACCCTGGGACCTAGGAGTCGAGGGGTGGTCATGGTTCCGAAGACGGTGCGGGCGGTTGGGCCTCTGGGGTCGATCCGGAGGTCGTCGGTGGGGAGGAGGCTCGTCTTCTTCCGAACCCCCAGATTCGTCGCCATCCACGGCAACTGTTGTGGACGTGTGGGGATCAAAGGCGACAACAGACACCCATGAACGGTGGCCTTGGCCACGGGCAACCACTCTCCTCTCCCTCAGTGACCAGACAGTTACTAAGTCATCTTCCCCACCAACAGCGACATAACGACCATCAGGAGACCAAGCGACACATGTGAGGCCACCAAAATAGGAG
Encoded here:
- the LOC124167537 gene encoding WD repeat-containing protein 20; translated protein: MAVQVDGGGKDELKTQFITREGTYRLTPSDYSRPNRVGYTNTQGSTSVRVSFVTLPDPGGNGDRICFNFGRELYVYVYKGVKKAADLAKPLDKKVYKGTNPTCHDFNTTTMTADSVSLLVGFSTGQIQLFDPIKKELSKLFNEERLIDKTKVTCVRWVPGSPNLFLVSHGSGQLYFYNDELPCGTAPPHYTPVKQGDGYAIYTCKAKGGARNPIFRWAVGEGRVNEFAFSPCSAHLAIASQDGFLRVFRHDAMELLGCARSYFGGLTCVAWSPDGRYVAVGGEDDLVTVWSLRERRVVARGQGHRSWVSVVAFDPHTSTTVAVDGDESGGSEEDEPPPHRRPPDRPQRPNRPHRLRNHDHPSTPRSQGSDVSPVPGRSGRSAAGSSPPPSDYNRIACYRLGSVGQDTQLCLWDITEDILRQPPVTSSRSSGGSGSLTGSNRTQSRRSGGKNDRGARTPGDTAPSPSSSASASDGEVPSVGEVRPEPEPQTTATLHSLTQKLAALGFGSGDRRDRRRDRGTPGRGTSSRNSGPDSSSTSGVGSSTSDDPLRLIATPACPRFDQCPVLEPLVCKKIAHERLTALSFHEDCFVTACQDGYVYTWARPGKMVRTSSSGGAAVS